The following proteins come from a genomic window of Lachnoclostridium phytofermentans ISDg:
- a CDS encoding response regulator transcription factor, whose protein sequence is MMNAVLVDDDIEMLEMLSHLIDWQTYGFSISGKYNNGENALKSIGEEKVDLLVTDITMPAMDGFELARNLRKINPEMNVIFLTCHEDFSYAKEAIQIGADDYLVKYTLTKEKLIESLNKMSIKYNKRNNMNEKINRYTEEMNENRNNFKESLLYSIVKDLTQDIDGLSEKMSLYQIKKPSHSYCLIGLYVNYNERILIENGEPQKKLWRYEIADIISEELNNNGITDEVFPYDKYVIILHEWSTLDKTFSVKYKNIIEKICNIINETMRMRLAICVSDTYDNFWDIKKGIVDLNNRKMAPFYLKGKIELRRDDVTKFTVVSHEIFDQLNERFKIAFRNGENFIEEMDKLCVEIEKKNYNPDIIRKLFQLFLFSIYRETIKMNKSVNEIPLEDASFQFCKDALYQQYDWYIGNYKEQLNKNYNDDIKSILSYVDENLDKPISLQGVADSIYKNSSYLSRLFKQNIGMSFTDYLIKRRIEMASYLLTETNLPVEEVGRRVGINNVSYFYRFYKRETGKTPKNNNS, encoded by the coding sequence ATGATGAATGCTGTATTAGTAGATGATGATATTGAAATGCTGGAAATGTTATCGCACCTTATCGATTGGCAAACCTACGGTTTTTCCATATCGGGAAAGTATAATAATGGTGAAAATGCATTAAAAAGTATAGGTGAGGAGAAAGTAGATCTATTAGTTACAGATATTACGATGCCAGCTATGGATGGTTTTGAACTAGCGAGAAATCTAAGGAAAATTAATCCGGAAATGAATGTCATATTTCTTACTTGTCATGAGGATTTTTCTTATGCGAAAGAGGCAATTCAGATTGGTGCTGACGATTACCTGGTAAAATACACCTTAACGAAAGAAAAACTAATCGAGTCACTTAATAAAATGAGTATTAAATACAATAAACGTAATAATATGAACGAAAAAATCAATCGTTATACGGAGGAAATGAACGAAAACCGTAATAACTTTAAAGAAAGTTTATTATATAGTATTGTAAAAGATTTAACACAGGATATTGATGGACTGAGTGAAAAGATGAGTTTGTATCAAATAAAAAAACCATCGCACAGCTACTGCCTGATTGGATTATACGTTAATTATAATGAACGGATTTTAATTGAAAACGGAGAACCTCAAAAGAAGCTTTGGCGTTATGAAATAGCAGATATCATTAGTGAGGAATTAAATAACAATGGAATAACGGATGAGGTTTTTCCATATGACAAATACGTAATTATCTTACATGAATGGAGCACCTTGGACAAAACATTCTCTGTAAAATACAAAAATATAATAGAGAAAATATGTAACATTATTAATGAAACCATGAGAATGAGGTTAGCGATATGTGTCAGTGATACATATGATAATTTTTGGGACATTAAGAAGGGAATTGTTGATTTAAACAACCGTAAAATGGCACCCTTTTATCTGAAGGGGAAAATAGAATTAAGGCGTGATGATGTAACAAAATTTACAGTAGTTTCTCATGAAATATTTGATCAACTTAATGAGCGGTTTAAAATAGCATTTAGAAATGGCGAGAATTTTATTGAAGAAATGGACAAATTATGTGTAGAGATTGAAAAAAAGAATTATAATCCGGATATCATAAGAAAACTATTTCAGTTGTTTTTGTTCAGTATTTATAGAGAAACAATAAAAATGAATAAAAGCGTAAATGAAATTCCGTTAGAAGATGCGTCTTTCCAGTTTTGTAAAGATGCATTATATCAGCAATATGATTGGTATATCGGTAATTATAAGGAACAATTAAATAAGAATTACAACGACGATATTAAAAGCATACTTAGTTACGTGGATGAAAATCTTGATAAGCCGATTAGTTTACAAGGTGTAGCAGATTCTATCTATAAAAACAGTAGCTATCTTAGCCGTTTGTTTAAACAGAACATAGGTATGAGTTTTACTGACTATTTAATAAAAAGACGAATTGAGATGGCATCTTATTTATTGACGGAGACGAATCTGCCTGTAGAGGAAGTCGGAAGACGGGTAGGAATAAATAATGTAAGCTATTTTTACCGATTTTATAAACGAGAAACGGGTAAAACACCTAAGAATAACAATTCGTAG
- a CDS encoding glycoside hydrolase family 95 protein yields MSQNTFLFYDKPANADIWEEALPLGNGSFGAMLYGNVEEEVIKLNQESVWYGGFRNRINPDSRKVLPKVRELIFDGQLKAAEELVYTSMFGTPISQGHYEPLADLRIAFNKRILHHSEQWQERQINHSNYKRFLDLQTACYNSSYTWRETDYKREALISYPDQVMAIRLTADNPMGVRIELDRGENYEKVEANENTITLSGSCGGNGSKFIAKVQVISDGTIVRAGAFLEVENASEIVLYVAGRTDFYEEDPMDWCNEKLALAAQKGYEEIKKDHIADYASLYQRVDLDLNGDKNYLNLPTDERLRLFKENKLDDGLLELYYNYGRYLLISSSREGALPANLQGIWNKDMMPAWGSKYTININTQMNYWPAEVTNLSECHTPLFEHIKRMVPHGREVAEKMYGCRGIVAHHNTDIYGDCVPQGKWMPATMWPMGFAWLATHVIEHYRYTKDVSFVKDFYSILKDASLFYVDYLVRDKENQLVTCPSTSPENTYILENGEKSTLCYGPSMDSQIIKELWTGFIEVSSDLEVSNDVVSAVENMLKELPKAKVGSRGQLLEWTKEYKEWEAGHRHISHLYGLYPGSTITFEKDKEFFEASKVTINERLSAGGGHTGWSRGWIINMWARLLDGEKALYNLQELLCHSTAHNLFDLHPSNTTGMSSIFQIDGNFGGTAGLSEMLLQSHEDVICLLPALPQRWENGYVTGLKVRGNIEVNLWWENGKLNRAEFLSPINQRKKIKLNDKIVILDLCENKIVDYMS; encoded by the coding sequence GTGAGCCAAAATACGTTTTTATTCTATGATAAGCCTGCAAATGCTGATATTTGGGAGGAGGCACTCCCGTTAGGAAATGGTTCTTTTGGAGCAATGTTATATGGTAATGTTGAGGAAGAAGTTATAAAACTGAACCAAGAATCGGTTTGGTACGGTGGATTTCGGAATCGCATCAATCCCGATTCTAGGAAGGTATTACCCAAGGTGAGAGAGTTGATTTTTGATGGACAGTTGAAGGCAGCGGAGGAACTTGTCTATACCAGCATGTTTGGTACGCCAATTTCACAGGGGCATTATGAACCTTTAGCCGATTTAAGAATCGCTTTCAATAAAAGGATTCTGCATCATAGTGAGCAGTGGCAAGAACGTCAGATAAACCATTCAAATTATAAGCGGTTTCTTGACTTACAAACGGCTTGCTATAATTCTTCCTATACTTGGAGGGAAACTGATTATAAGAGAGAAGCACTTATCTCATATCCAGATCAGGTGATGGCAATCAGACTAACAGCAGACAACCCAATGGGAGTCAGGATAGAGCTGGATCGGGGCGAGAACTATGAAAAAGTTGAGGCTAATGAAAATACGATAACTCTTTCCGGTTCTTGTGGTGGGAATGGTTCAAAATTTATAGCGAAAGTCCAAGTAATCAGCGACGGAACAATTGTTAGAGCAGGTGCTTTTCTGGAAGTAGAAAATGCTTCTGAGATAGTGCTCTATGTAGCCGGAAGGACTGATTTTTACGAGGAAGACCCAATGGATTGGTGTAATGAAAAATTAGCACTTGCCGCCCAAAAAGGTTATGAAGAAATAAAGAAAGATCATATAGCGGATTACGCATCCTTATATCAACGGGTTGATTTAGACCTAAATGGCGATAAGAATTATTTGAATTTACCTACGGATGAACGATTAAGGTTATTTAAAGAAAATAAGTTAGACGATGGCTTATTAGAGCTCTACTATAATTATGGACGTTATTTGTTGATTTCTTCCAGTCGGGAAGGTGCATTGCCTGCAAATCTTCAAGGAATATGGAACAAGGATATGATGCCGGCTTGGGGATCTAAATATACGATTAATATTAATACACAAATGAATTATTGGCCTGCTGAGGTAACTAATTTAAGTGAGTGCCATACACCTTTATTTGAACATATAAAGAGGATGGTGCCGCATGGAAGAGAAGTTGCTGAGAAAATGTATGGTTGCAGGGGGATTGTAGCTCATCATAATACTGACATTTATGGTGACTGCGTACCGCAGGGGAAATGGATGCCAGCTACTATGTGGCCAATGGGGTTTGCATGGTTAGCGACTCATGTGATCGAGCATTATAGGTATACCAAAGATGTAAGCTTTGTAAAAGATTTTTATTCTATATTAAAGGATGCATCCTTATTTTACGTTGATTATTTGGTACGCGACAAAGAAAATCAATTGGTGACATGTCCTTCGACATCTCCGGAGAATACGTATATATTAGAAAATGGTGAAAAAAGTACTTTGTGTTATGGACCATCCATGGATAGTCAAATCATTAAGGAATTATGGACTGGTTTCATTGAGGTTTCGAGTGATTTAGAGGTATCTAATGATGTTGTCTCAGCTGTTGAAAATATGCTTAAGGAATTACCAAAAGCAAAAGTAGGCTCAAGGGGGCAGTTACTTGAATGGACAAAAGAATATAAGGAATGGGAAGCAGGACATCGTCATATATCCCATTTATATGGGTTATATCCAGGAAGTACTATCACTTTTGAGAAGGATAAAGAATTTTTTGAAGCTTCTAAGGTAACTATAAATGAACGCTTGTCAGCAGGAGGTGGACATACAGGCTGGTCACGAGGTTGGATTATAAATATGTGGGCCAGATTACTTGATGGTGAGAAAGCGCTATATAATCTTCAGGAATTATTATGCCATTCAACAGCACATAATTTATTTGATTTGCACCCTTCGAATACGACTGGAATGTCCTCAATTTTTCAGATTGACGGTAATTTCGGAGGAACTGCCGGCTTATCTGAAATGCTCTTACAAAGTCATGAAGATGTCATCTGTTTACTTCCTGCATTACCACAAAGATGGGAAAATGGATATGTGACCGGATTAAAGGTAAGAGGTAATATTGAAGTAAATCTATGGTGGGAAAATGGAAAATTAAATAGGGCAGAGTTTTTATCACCGATTAATCAAAGGAAAAAGATTAAGCTAAACGATAAGATAGTTATACTGGATTTATGTGAAAATAAGATTGTCGATTATATGAGCTAA
- a CDS encoding dicarboxylate/amino acid:cation symporter, with protein MNIDFLALGALGAAAILIGALVFLRKKNVDFGLRTIIALIFGLGLGIVFAGHTSYVQLIGVVYANIISALVVPLLFFSVISSVSQLENIHQLKKIGVKSIGLLTSTTFIASTITIIVALALGVGKNALITLPTDYQAKEVPAITQVITDLFPKNFFAQASTNTVVPVIVFSLFIGIAVVSLSTKDPEGVKPFKNFVDSASKVINTVISFVIEFTPYAVLALVAHAVSNNGADKLLPLLPVLAIAYLLCVIQTFGVNSILIATIAKLNPFKFFKHIWPAQVIAFTTQSSVGTIPVTEKCLKNAGVSDSISSFVVPLGANVGMPGCAGIWPTLLAVFAIHGLNIEYSIGQYVILILIATLVSIGTVGVPGTATITATAVFAAAGLPIEIIVLLTPISSIVDMARTATNISAAATSALIVAKSENEIDLEKYNNFNKDTLYNGVELNAKSIVK; from the coding sequence ATGAATATAGACTTTTTAGCATTAGGTGCATTAGGAGCAGCCGCTATTTTAATTGGCGCATTAGTATTTTTAAGAAAAAAGAATGTAGATTTTGGACTTAGAACAATTATAGCTTTAATTTTTGGATTAGGATTAGGAATAGTCTTTGCAGGCCATACCAGTTACGTGCAGCTTATTGGAGTTGTATATGCAAATATTATTTCAGCATTAGTAGTACCACTTTTATTTTTTAGTGTTATTTCAAGTGTTTCACAGTTGGAGAATATACACCAACTGAAAAAGATAGGCGTTAAAAGTATTGGATTACTAACATCAACCACATTTATAGCCTCAACTATAACAATAATAGTTGCTTTAGCTTTAGGTGTTGGAAAAAATGCTTTAATTACGCTTCCTACCGATTATCAAGCGAAGGAAGTACCAGCAATTACACAAGTAATTACTGATTTATTCCCAAAGAACTTTTTTGCGCAAGCATCGACTAATACAGTAGTACCAGTTATAGTATTTTCTTTATTTATTGGTATAGCAGTAGTTTCACTTTCCACCAAAGACCCAGAGGGCGTTAAACCTTTTAAAAATTTTGTGGATTCCGCTTCCAAAGTTATTAATACAGTAATATCATTTGTTATTGAATTCACCCCATATGCAGTATTAGCCTTAGTAGCACATGCAGTTTCCAATAATGGTGCAGACAAATTATTGCCTTTATTGCCGGTATTAGCTATAGCATATCTGTTGTGTGTTATTCAAACCTTTGGTGTAAATAGTATTCTTATTGCAACAATAGCTAAATTAAACCCTTTCAAGTTTTTTAAACACATTTGGCCTGCACAGGTAATTGCGTTCACTACCCAAAGCAGTGTGGGTACAATACCGGTGACAGAGAAATGTCTAAAAAACGCTGGTGTATCAGACAGTATTTCTTCTTTTGTTGTTCCTTTAGGAGCTAATGTTGGAATGCCTGGTTGTGCAGGAATTTGGCCTACTTTATTAGCAGTCTTCGCAATACACGGATTAAATATTGAGTATTCTATCGGACAGTATGTAATTCTTATTCTGATAGCAACTTTAGTTAGCATTGGTACAGTTGGTGTTCCAGGAACGGCAACTATTACCGCAACTGCAGTATTTGCTGCTGCAGGACTTCCAATTGAAATTATTGTATTATTAACACCAATCAGCTCTATTGTAGATATGGCTCGAACCGCAACCAATATAAGTGCAGCAGCAACAAGTGCATTAATTGTTGCAAAAAGTGAAAATGAAATTGATTTAGAAAAATATAATAATTTCAATAAAGACACGTTGTACAATGGAGTTGAACTAAATGCAAAATCCATTGTTAAATAG
- a CDS encoding alpha/beta hydrolase, translated as MNIMLVLFLVILIFLVGFCTLAFCIISRAHREQFKRADYDINHNSSLTYCDFSLSYPRETLKIPSGKYMLNGYLYGMENKNGLIILSSGHRNSTEASLLDMKYFVDNGWMVLCYDYTGYYNSEGKNMTDYTQAVRDLDAVLSYLEKLSRFNRVPFLLYGHSLGAYVSAAVLKFNHKITAVVAASGFDKPIDQWNYSIKRFSGRLGTILGTMASIYLYIIFGKDTVRFSAVDGINSTDIPLLIISGTEDVYYGGKSPIYTKRNQITNSNCSYILMDKERHNGHFDYIITDNALDYQKLCKDKKISQVDKWLIMERDKNYHDMINKFFLSAKR; from the coding sequence ATGAATATAATGCTGGTATTGTTTCTAGTTATCCTAATATTCCTAGTAGGCTTTTGTACTCTTGCTTTTTGTATCATAAGCAGAGCTCATAGGGAGCAGTTTAAAAGAGCTGATTATGATATTAACCATAATTCTTCTCTGACTTATTGTGACTTTTCTTTGTCCTATCCACGAGAGACACTAAAAATTCCTTCCGGTAAATACATGCTGAATGGGTATTTATATGGCATGGAGAACAAAAATGGACTAATTATATTAAGCTCTGGACATAGGAATTCCACGGAAGCATCTTTATTAGATATGAAATATTTTGTAGATAATGGCTGGATGGTATTGTGTTATGATTACACAGGTTACTATAACAGCGAAGGAAAGAATATGACCGATTACACTCAGGCTGTAAGAGACTTGGATGCTGTTTTATCTTACCTTGAAAAATTAAGCAGATTTAATAGAGTACCTTTTTTATTATATGGACATAGCCTTGGTGCTTATGTATCAGCAGCTGTGCTTAAATTTAACCATAAGATAACTGCGGTTGTTGCCGCATCTGGCTTTGATAAGCCTATCGATCAGTGGAACTATTCCATAAAGAGATTTTCTGGCAGACTAGGTACTATCTTAGGAACAATGGCGTCTATTTATCTGTATATTATTTTTGGAAAAGATACTGTGCGCTTTTCTGCAGTAGACGGCATTAATTCGACGGACATTCCTTTGCTAATAATCAGTGGTACAGAGGATGTGTACTATGGAGGTAAAAGCCCTATTTATACAAAACGGAATCAAATTACAAATTCAAACTGTAGCTATATATTGATGGATAAAGAGAGACATAATGGTCATTTTGATTACATAATAACCGACAATGCTCTAGATTATCAAAAGCTTTGTAAAGACAAAAAGATTTCACAAGTGGATAAATGGCTTATTATGGAGCGTGATAAAAATTATCATGATATGATTAATAAGTTTTTTCTGTCTGCGAAGCGTTAA
- a CDS encoding GNAT family N-acetyltransferase, producing the protein MDIQFRKGTVENLDDCVKAMENSTMCTSYFPSEESRKKAVMEGIDRGTLYVVLCNGECAGFAYFILEGAFHAYHYLHLIAIKEEYRGKGIGKKLLEFIEDILFKTKDKIFLLVGDYNSGAKIFYEKLGYQYIGTIPSLYRKGIDEYLMMKLCKEGNIMQH; encoded by the coding sequence GTGGATATTCAATTTAGAAAAGGAACTGTAGAGAATTTAGATGATTGCGTAAAAGCAATGGAAAATTCAACAATGTGTACTTCCTATTTTCCATCGGAAGAAAGTAGAAAAAAAGCAGTGATGGAAGGAATAGATAGAGGAACTCTTTATGTTGTTTTGTGCAATGGTGAATGTGCTGGCTTTGCATATTTTATCTTAGAAGGTGCTTTTCATGCATATCATTACCTACATCTCATTGCAATTAAAGAAGAATACAGGGGAAAAGGGATAGGAAAGAAATTACTGGAATTTATTGAAGATATACTCTTTAAGACCAAAGATAAAATATTCTTATTAGTCGGAGATTACAATTCAGGAGCAAAGATTTTTTATGAGAAATTAGGATATCAGTACATAGGAACAATACCAAGCCTTTATCGTAAAGGTATTGATGAGTATTTAATGATGAAGTTATGTAAAGAGGGAAATATTATGCAACATTGA
- a CDS encoding SDR family NAD(P)-dependent oxidoreductase, translating to MNRGIVVTGGGHGIGKQICLDFIQAGDRVCFIDIDEKKSVDFAEENPNLFYFYGDVADPLTLKRFIEFSLEAGIEGTVKQAIFSLNGQEYMCIDSYIKHEFTFTPAMSLYVTCDTREEIDRLFEKLSEGGNILMPLGSYPFSERFGWVNDKYGVSWQLTFEK from the coding sequence ATGAATAGAGGAATTGTTGTTACCGGAGGTGGACATGGTATAGGGAAGCAAATATGCCTGGATTTCATTCAAGCGGGTGATCGAGTATGTTTTATTGATATAGATGAAAAGAAATCGGTTGATTTTGCAGAAGAGAATCCAAACCTATTTTACTTTTATGGAGATGTTGCAGACCCGCTAACATTAAAAAGATTCATTGAATTCTCGCTAGAAGCTGGCATAGAGGGTACTGTAAAGCAAGCTATATTTTCATTGAATGGACAAGAGTACATGTGTATAGACAGCTATATCAAGCATGAATTTACATTTACTCCTGCAATGTCATTATATGTAACATGTGATACGCGAGAAGAGATTGATAGATTGTTTGAAAAGCTTTCAGAAGGTGGAAATATATTGATGCCCCTTGGGTCATATCCATTTAGTGAAAGATTTGGTTGGGTAAATGATAAATACGGTGTCTCTTGGCAATTAACTTTCGAAAAATAA